In Mytilus edulis chromosome 13, xbMytEdul2.2, whole genome shotgun sequence, a single window of DNA contains:
- the LOC139502053 gene encoding C-type lectin domain family 10 member A-like isoform X1, which yields MWFVVILSFLSYVCNGSLVDQSTQSSVNADLNGTDITKINIEVEIMKGNFHALLLRVINNEHELTSLKGQTQQIEHELENTKRTFSCEIEGLRDVTIQFEQELNETINALNTINDTIQDLSHRVSVIDDKYSPLEIPGSYGNESGLTGDKRECPLNWTRSVDYGACYFFSDEIMSWNDAQAQCSKQNGSLADIYSEKEDRWVADYCNQTEGNGIWIGGKRDHGVFKWFTSNGKTKDMNYTQWITDLENVVTVYPNYICVTIIFLPQYEWFSYDCDIALNFICKTYM from the exons ATGTGGTTTGTAGTGATATTGTCTTTCCTATCATATGTATGCAATGGAAGTTTGGTTGATCAAAGTACTCAAAGCTCTGTGAATGCTGATCTAAATGGGACAGACATCACAAAGATCAACATAGAAGTTGAGATTATGAAAGGAAATTTCCATGCTTTACTTCTAAGAGTGATAAATAACGAACATGAACTCACTTCTCTGAAAGGTCAAACACAACAGATAGAACATGAACTGGAAAACACTAAGAGGAcattttcatgtgaaattgaaGGTTTGCGAGATGTCACCATACAGTTCGAACAAGAACTAAACGAAACAATAAATGCTTTGAATACAATTAATGACACAATACAAGATCTAAGTCATAGGGTCAGTGTGATAGATGACAAATACTCACCTTTAGAGATACCGGGAAGTTATGGTAATGAGTCAg GTCTGACAGGAGATAAACGAGAATGCCCTTTGAATTGGACTAGAAGTGTCGACTATGGTGCATGTTATTTCTTTAGTGATGAAATAATGTCTTGGAACGATGCACAG GCGCAATGCAGTAAACAGAATGGGTCGCTTGCAGATATCTATTCTGAAAAAGAAGACAGGTGGGTGGCTGACTACTGTAACCAAACAGAAG GAAACGGTATCTGGATTGGTGGGAAACGTGACCATGGCGTATTCAAATGGTTTACTTCCAATGGAAAAACCAAAGATATGAATTACACACAATGGATAACAGATCTAGAAAATGTTGTGACAGTATATCCAAATTATATATGTGTTACGATCATATTTTTGCCTCAATATGAATGGTTTTCCTATGATTGTGATATAGCTTTAAACTTTATCTGCAAAACTTATATGTGA
- the LOC139502053 gene encoding C-type lectin domain family 10 member A-like isoform X2 — MWFVVILSFLSYVCNGSLVDQSTQSSVNADLNGTDITKINIEVEIMKGNFHALLLRVINNEHELTSLKGQTQQIEHELENTKRTFSCEIEGLRDVTIQFEQELNETINALNTINDTIQDLSHRVSVIDDKYSPLEIPGSYGNESGLTGDKRECPLNWTRSVDYGACYFFSDEIMSWNDAQAQCSKQNGSLADIYSEKEDRKRYLDWWET, encoded by the exons ATGTGGTTTGTAGTGATATTGTCTTTCCTATCATATGTATGCAATGGAAGTTTGGTTGATCAAAGTACTCAAAGCTCTGTGAATGCTGATCTAAATGGGACAGACATCACAAAGATCAACATAGAAGTTGAGATTATGAAAGGAAATTTCCATGCTTTACTTCTAAGAGTGATAAATAACGAACATGAACTCACTTCTCTGAAAGGTCAAACACAACAGATAGAACATGAACTGGAAAACACTAAGAGGAcattttcatgtgaaattgaaGGTTTGCGAGATGTCACCATACAGTTCGAACAAGAACTAAACGAAACAATAAATGCTTTGAATACAATTAATGACACAATACAAGATCTAAGTCATAGGGTCAGTGTGATAGATGACAAATACTCACCTTTAGAGATACCGGGAAGTTATGGTAATGAGTCAg GTCTGACAGGAGATAAACGAGAATGCCCTTTGAATTGGACTAGAAGTGTCGACTATGGTGCATGTTATTTCTTTAGTGATGAAATAATGTCTTGGAACGATGCACAG GCGCAATGCAGTAAACAGAATGGGTCGCTTGCAGATATCTATTCTGAAAAAGAAGACAG GAAACGGTATCTGGATTGGTGGGAAACGTGA
- the LOC139500146 gene encoding uncharacterized protein, whose amino-acid sequence MTEADQQKLSTFHTKSLRRILRIFWPQKITNQNLLIKCKQEDISILISRRRWRWIGHILRKSPVELTKTAMFWTPEGKRRRGRPKITWRRTVESEMANFQHTWGSLKKMAQNRQMWRNFVAVPHANGRRNGQ is encoded by the coding sequence ATGACAGAGGCAGACCAACAAAAGCTCTCTACATTCCATACCAAGAGTCTGAGGAGAATCCTAAGGATATTTTGGCCACAAAAAATCACCAACCAGAACCTCCTCATTAAATGCAAACAGGAAGATATCAGCATACTCATTAGCAGGAGAAGATGGAGATGGATTGGCCATATTTTACGTAAGAGCCCTGTAGAACTTACAAAAACAGCAATGTTCTGGACCCCAGAGGGAAAGAGACGCAGAGGACGACCTAAAATAACATGGCGGCGCACAGTTGAGTCTGAgatggcaaatttccaacatacttGGGGGAGCTTGAAGAAGATGGCACAAAACAGACAGATGTGGAGAAACTTCGTTGCAGTCCCACACGCCAATGGGCGGCGTAATgggcagtaa
- the LOC139502054 gene encoding C-type lectin domain family 10 member A-like gives MEMWLVVIFSFLSYSCNGSLVDQSTQRSVKTELNGTDIKMEVDVMKGNYHALLLRVIYNEHEIASLKGQTQQLEHELENTKQTFSCEIEGLRDVSMQYEQKLNETINSWNSMNDTIQDLSQSVSVLDNKYSHLEIPGKHSDESDTGDGSECPLDWIRRVDFGACYFFSDTHKSWNDAQEQCRKHNGSLTDIYSEDEAVWLEEYSRNHSVLIFWIGGKNDNGAFKWFTSNGETKHMNYTRWFNGRRYQHNANYRSMCAHLNRGTEYKWFMWNCDTQFKFICKIYI, from the exons ATGGAAATGTGGTTAGTAGTGATATTCTCTTTCCTGTCATATTCCTGCAATGGAAGTTTGGTAGATCAAAGTACTCAAAGATCTGTAAAGACCGAACTTAATGGGACAGATATCAAAATGGAAGTTGACGTTATGAAAGGAAATTACCATGCTCTACTTCTGAGAGTAATTTATAACGAACATGAAATAGCCTCCTTGAAAGGTCAAACACAACAGTTGGAACATGAACTTGAAAACACTAAGCAGAcattttcatgtgaaattgaGGGTTTACGAGATGTCAGCATGCAATACGAACAAAAACTAAACGAAACAATTAATTCATGGAATTCGATGAATGACACAATACAAGATCTAAGTCAGAGCGTCAGTGTGTTAGATAATAAATACTCACATTTGGAGATACCAGGAAAGCATAGCGATGAGTCAG ATACAGGTGACGGATCGGAATGCCCTTTAGATTGGATTAGACGTGTCGACTTTGGTGCATGTTATTTCTTTAGTGATACACATAAGTCCTGGAACGATGCACAG GAACAATGCAGAAAACATAACGGATCCCTCACAGATATCTATTCTGAAGATGAAGCCGTGTGGCTGGAGGAATATAGTCGTAATCATTCGG TACTTATTTTCTGGATTGGTGGGAAGAATGACAATGGCGCGTTCAAATGGTTTACCTCCAATGGAGAAACAAAACATATGAATTACACACGATGGTTCAATGGACGTCGATATCAACACAATGCAAACTATCGTTCGATGTGTGCTCATTTGAATAGAGGTACGGAGTATAAATGGTTTATGTGGAATTGTGATACGCAATTCAAATTTATCTGCAAAATCTATATCTGA